A genomic stretch from Cherax quadricarinatus isolate ZL_2023a chromosome 63, ASM3850222v1, whole genome shotgun sequence includes:
- the LOC138854585 gene encoding zinc finger protein 271-like, with protein sequence MSKPYQCSECLKNFLCKSNLIKHERVHTKEKPYQCVECLKIFSDTSSLEKHIKVHADEKPYQCTECLKDFSSKPSLIKHTRVHTGEKPYHCSGCLKHFSCKSNLIKHERYHAGEKPFQCSECLKGFSDKSSLVRHERIHTGEKPYHCSECPKDFATKTHLVRHTIIHTGERPYQCSECFKDFSTKTHLIKHKRVHTGEKPFQCSVCLKNFTTKALLAKHMRVHTGEKPYQCSVCLKYFSQNSNLVNHMRTHTGEKPYQCSVCLRDFSENSALARHRRIHTGEKPYQCLLCPKAYSQNSYLVKHMKGHEGENSYPCPECLKDFKDKSTLVRHMKVHIGEKSYPVSKL encoded by the coding sequence ATGtctaaaccatatcagtgttcagaatgtctgaaaaaTTTCCTATGTAAATCAAATCTAATAAAACACGAGAGAGTTCATACTAAAGAAAAACCATATCAATGTGTAGAATGTCTAAAAATATTTTCTGATACATCGTCGTTAGAAAAACATATAAAAGTTCATGCAGatgagaaaccatatcagtgtacaGAATGCCTTAAAGACTTTTCGAGCAAACCATCTTTAATAAAACACACAAGAGTTCATACGGGAGAGAAACCGTATCATTGTTCAGGATGTCTAAAACATTTCTCATGTAAATCAAATTTAATAAAACATGAGAGATATCATGCCGGAGAGAAGCCttttcagtgttcagaatgtttaaAAGGCTTTTCAGATAAATCATCTCTTGTAAGACATGAgagaattcatacaggagagaaaccatatcactGTTCAGAGTGTCCAAAAGACTTTGCAACCAAAACGCATTTAGTAAGGCATACAataattcatacaggagagaggccatatcagtgttcagagtgcttTAAAGATTTTTCAACTAAAACACATTTAATTAAACATAAAagagttcatacaggagagaaaccttttcagtgttcagtgtgtttaaAAAACTTTACAACCAAAGCACTTCTAGCAAAACATATGagagttcatacaggagagaaaccatatcagtgttcagtgtgtctaaaatatttttcacaaaaTTCAAATCTGGTGAATCATATGAGAACTcacactggagagaaaccataccagtgttcagtgtgCTTAAGAGACTTTTCAGAAAATTCAGCTCTTGCTAGACACAGaagaattcatactggagagaaaccatatcagtgtttatTGTGCCCTAAAGCCTATTCGCAAAATTCATATTTAGTAAAACATATGAAAGGACATGAAGGAGAGAATTCATATCCATGTCCAGAGTGTCTAAAAGACTTTAAAGATAAATCAACTCTAGTTAGGCATATGAAAGTTCATATAGGAGAGAAATCATATCCTGTTTCAAAGCTTTAa